The window tcacccTCCCGAGCAtccgtttcctccagggaaactgctctctgtagtctggaaattaactgtaattccaggggatcctccggttccacctgaaagctggcatccctatcactATGTGTTCTGTGCAGCAGGTGCCCTGCTGGAATTTATTCCAGGAAACAGCAGCAAGCCATAGCACCTTGGAGTTGGGCGATGTCCCAGGAACGGGGATAGTCTCTGCCCTGGAGTGGTGCCTTCCCTTGATCTGCCACAGGTGGCGCCAGAGAGCACCGAATTGCCCTGCTGCCCCCCGCATgattctctcttcctcctttccagGTGCCGGATGTGTTCCCTGACCTTCTACTCCAAGTCGGAGATGCAGATCCACTCCAAATCCCACACGGAGGCCAAGCCGCACAAGTGCCCCCACTGCTCCAAGAGCTTCGCCAACAGCTCCTACCTGGCCCAGCACATTCGTATCCACTCGGGGGCCAAGCCCTACACCTGCAGCTACTGCCAGAAAGCGTTCCGCCAGCTCTCCCACCTACAGCAGCACACACGGTAAGGGCCGCGGAGGCGGGGGCAGGCCGGGGGAAGAACGCCATCCGCAGCGCATGCCCGCTGGCCTCTCAGCTTGGGGAGACTGCTCGGGGCGGTTCTCTCCGTTCGCCGCAGGTGGTGGTCTCCCTTAGATGGCGTGGTGGGTCAGGGCGCCCCTTCCCTTGTTGCGTGCtcgcagcccctcccccccgttgGTGGGAAGGTGCAAGGTCAGGGACTGCCCCAGATAAGCCGAGAAGGGCTGTTTAGCTGTCGGAGGCAGGGGTCTGTCAAATCGAGAGTTGCAGGATCGGCAGCTTCTTCCCACCCCTTCCAAACTTATAGCGCAGCATCCTTCCCTGCAGCTCTGGCCCTAGATTCCCCCTTGCACACACTTCTGCCACTGCTACACCTCCTCTCTCTGGCACCCCATGGTCTAGTCGGGTCTTgccctttctctcccttctggGGAAGCTCAAAGAGGCCCGACCTGGGTTTTTTCTCCGGGCGTCCCCCGACAGCATGGTGCCGTTCATCATGTTGTCTTTGCCAGCCGGCTGGCGGTCGTGTCCAACTGCtgcccctgctcctcctcctcctcttcggcAGGATCCACTCCAAGCTCCACACAGCGATTGTCAAGCCACACAAGTGCCCTCACTGCTCCAAGAGCTTCGCCAACACGTCCTACCTGGCCCAGCACCTCCGCATCCACTCGGGGGTCAAACCCTACACGTGCCGTTACTGCCAGAAGGCGTTCCGCCAGCTCTCCCACCTGCAGCAGCACACACGGTAAGGGCCAAGGAGGCTGGGGGCCCAGCCTGGCCCCCCGTGCCGTCAGCATGCACCTTTTTGGAGCACGCGCGCCCAGCATGCAGGGGGGGGAcgggcgggcggggaaggcgacTGGCTGTGTCGGACCGGAAGGAGGCGGGGCCCGCCTGAGAAGATGGAGTGGGGGCCGCAGAGGAGACACGTACCATGCCAGGGCTGAGGTGGGCATGTTGTAGCCCCAGGATCCCTTGTCATTCCCCCGCCCCCAGAGAGCCcctcagagaaagagagagaggcaggcacgGGTGATAGGGATCCCACTCAACAGGGAGGCAGAGGGGTAGCAGGAGGTGGAGCTTGCAGAAGCTTCCATTGACATTGTggggcagggtgggtgggtgtgggagTAGAAAGGCAAATGGTATTTCCTTGAACAGTTTCAGCCTTGTAGGGGAGTGTGGGAGGCTTTTGGTGCTGGGAAGGGAGAAAGCAGGCGAACCATGGGAGAAAGCAGGCGAACTGTGGGGTCGTCCTTTTTGGTCTTGTCATGGAGGGCCGTATAAAACCACCCCACTAGTTCCGCTCGGGGTCGGAGGTCCTCCTCCTCCAGTCCCCTCCCTCAGCAGCACCGCAAATGACTTGTGACGATCCTGAGCTTCCCTCTTGCTTGTGAACCGCTGATCCCTCCACTCGCCTCTTTTTTGCACCGCCCAGCACACTTTTCACTCTTAGCGAACCAAATTAAGCTGGAGGAGGGATGCGGGGCTGCTCCGAGGTGAGGCTGGGCTGGTGGAGGGTCGTATCTCTCCCGCTTGTTGGGTCTCGGGGGCTTTTGCGGCTTCGCGTCCGGGAGTGGGCTTCGGTGCCGGTTTCTTCCCTTCTTGTAATCCTTGCTCTggtgctctttttctccccccctgcGGTAGGATCCATACTGGAGACCGGCCCTACAAATGCGCTCACCCGGGGTGTGAGAAGGCTTTCACACAGCTCTCCAATCTGCAGGTAAGAGCCCATGTTCGCTGCTTGCTGCCTCCTGGGAAAGCAGGGTGATGCCCCTCCAGAATCTCTGAAGCAATAGCTGGAAAGAACATGATTGCTACCGAGGGAGCCATTACTCGCTTTCAGGCAAGGGGCAGGCGAAGAGTGGCATTGCTGCTCTCGCTGAATCCTGATTTGCCCTCGAGGTTGTTCATTCGTGTCCTGGAactgaaagtgcagaaaaggagaaAGTCTGGCAGGGCACAATCATGGGGCAAAGCCCGGGGTGGTGGGCAGAGAATTGCTTTATGCAAGAAGAAGCTGACAAAGGTTTAGAAAGAATCCTGGCCGTGTTTCCTGCAGTCTGTGGAATGAGAAACGAACTCTTCGCTCGTTGTCGTCAGGCTGTTGCTATTAGCGTTGCATGTTTATGATCGATAACGGTTTGTTGTGCAGCAAATAAAACGGCAGTCTTGTTCTGCCGTGGGCTTCCTGCTTTGTCATAAGAGTTCCTTCAGGCTCTTTGCTTTCAGGGAACCGTCGAAGGCTTTAAGACGCGCGTCTCTCTTAAAGAGCAAACAAAAACGCTCCTGTGTGGGTGTTTTCTGTTATTGCGGTGCAGTTTGGCCTAGCGTTTAATTTCATGCATTGTTGCGAGAGGGTTGATAATAGTTGATAAGACGCTGCCCCAGTAGATAGCCCAGAACAGCTCTGCACAGTTTAGGGGGAATGATACCTAACACAGGTGTGAATCGTggcactttggtgtagtggttaagtgtgcgggagccagtttggtgtagtgtttaagtgcgtggactcttatctgggagaaccaggtttgattccccactcctccactcgcagctgctggaatggccttgggtcagccatagctctcgcagcggtggtccttgaaagggcaacttctgggagagctctctcagccccacccaccttgcattgtttttgttgtggggggggggggaaggtaaagggaattgtgagcctctctgagactcagagtgaagggcgggatataaatccagtttcttcttcttgagccagtttggtgtagtggttaagtgcgcagactcttatctgggagaaccgggtttgattcccactcctccacttgcagctgctggaatggccttgggtcagccatagctctggcagaggttgtccttgaaagggcagctgctgtgagagccctctccagccccacccacctcacagggtgtctgttgtgggggaggaaggtaaaggagattgtgagccgctctgagactcttcggagtggagggcgggatataaatccaatatctttttcttcttcttgaccgGCCACAAAGTCAGAGCAGTCGCTCCCGCTTCACTGGGCATCAGGAAGGGGAAGGAATATCTGTTACCATTAGTCTGTGCACAGGTGTTCAGCATGTGATGAAGAGTAATGCTGTCTTGTTAGCACATTTAGGTTTTCACTTGAGGATTTTGGAGAGGGAAACAAGCTGTAGGAGGGGCGTTTTTTTGCATCCTTTTGGGCAGATCCATTTGAGGTGTAAGGTGAGATTCTAGCAGAGAGCTGGGGAAGGATGGGAAAGGAGCAACAAAAATGGCCAGAACGGGAAGAGAAATTGGTAGGAGGGTTTTGTCAGAGCGCTTTTGATAGCAGTACAGCTGAtagaacatgggggggggggtgggaagctaaAACTAGGGCAGGGCTCCTTATGATTCCCAATTAAAAGCAGGAGTTATAAAAGAGTAACCCAGtggaacatatttatttatttagtcgatttgtattccgccctttccccagaatgggctcagggcggataacatcGTTTTAAAATAACAGTTTTAAATAATACAGCTGGAAACAAATAAAATAGCAGCATATCAAGCAATACACGTTATAAACCAAATTGTCGACGGCAAAACGTCGGGTGGAAAGCTATAGCGCAGTATGAAAGCGTGACGTGTGTCGCGTGCATAAAATTATCAGCCCTTTTTGCAATAAACCGGTAGAACACAACCGATCTGGGTCAACAATGAAGTATCCAGCAAAgaaaggccctgctggatcagaccaatggtccatcttcAGCATCCTGTGTGGTTAAAGTGAAAGAGGACTCAAAGGAACCATTATTAACACGAAAGTTCGTAAAAGCTGGCTTTTATGAACTTTCATGCTAATAACGGTTCCTTTGGGTCCTCTTTTGCTTTGTTAAAATCACTGTTATTCCTTCGTTTTGAGGGTTGTCACAcgatggccaaccagttcctctggagggccaacaacagggcatagaggctgaggccttcccttgacgtTGTCTCCTTGCACTGGGGTTCAGAGgttaactgcctctgaatgtggaggtccccctcagtctccatggctagtagccactgatagacctaaagtaaaggtagtcccctgtgcaagcaccgagttgttaccgcggctacaagcatagccggcttcaagagggaattggataaaaatacggagcagaggtccatcagtggctattggtcacagcatattgttggaactgtctggggccgtgatgctctgtattctgggtgcttgcaggggcggggggggggtggcaaagtggaagggcttctagccccacttatgaacctcttgatggcacttggggtttttttgtccactgcgtgacacagagtgttggactggatgggccattggcctgattcaacatggcttctcttatgttcttatgctcatagagtgatgtcacatcatgacgttttcttggcagactttttatggggtggtttgccattgctttccccagttatCTGCATTttacgcccagcaagctgggtactccttttactgacctcggaaggatggaaggctgagtcaaccttgagtcagctacttgaacccagcttccgccgggatcaaattcaggtcatgagcagagcttggatttcagtactgcagcttatcactgcgccacggggctccttgaaTCTATCtagccccttttaaagctgtctgttcttgtggccatcactatatcctctggcagcaaattccacattttattcaCTCGCcatgtgaagaagtatttccttttgcccatccGTACCCAGTAGCAGATTATTCGCAATTAATAGAAATGTGTGCGGTGGAATATTCaggatatttatttcatttaatttaAGATAATATGAGAtcctgggtaaaaaaaaaaaaaagtgtttcgtTATCCCTCCGATACCTTCTTTGGATTGAACGAAGAATATAAGACCGTGTCTGTACTGTTACCCATAGTAACAGAAGCTGCAGAAGTCATAACAGTGTCCGTGGCTCATAATAATCTGCGTAGCGATCTTACGGATGTGAAGGTGGGAAAGCAATAATGAAAGCATTAAATTGCAGAGGATCTAACAGGCCAGGAACTGTACTCAGTCCTGAAATCAATGCCTCACACGCATAACGCGGGCTCGTACAGAGTCAAATCCATCGGTCCTTGTTAGCCCAGTATTACCACACTGCATCAGTCACTTTTTCTGGTGGCCCTTGAACTGAAGACTCTAGAGGTTGTTAGCAAGGCCAATTGTGCTGGAGGCCATGCGCAGCCGCCGCCACATCCTTCTCTGCTAGGAGCCCAGCACATAGCAAGGAGGGCTGGAAGATCTTTGGAGAACCCACACCTTATTTGTACGGCTTCGGTACGCGTTATCTTTTGGGTGGCTCTCCAGCCGCAGATGATAAATTCTATATATAGACGCATGAACTGGCCCCTTAATTATAATCTTTCCGTTGTCACTGCTGTGGAGAGTAGCATAAGACTGCTGTGGAGAGTAGCATAAGAGTAGCATAAGCCGTGGAGTGCATTGTGACTTCGGTATGTTCAGCCCATGCCATGTCGGGAATCCCAAATGTCTAGGAGGGGCCTTTGCGAACTGGAGTAGTGAACTGTGGCTTCTGATTTCTGAGTCCAGAGTCAGGCCAGGGACAGTGCCCGGAGGCATCAGTCGCTCTgacctctctctcctctccttgtCTCTCGCAGTCACACAGACGGCAACACAACAAAGACAAACCATTCAAGTGCCACAACTGCCACCGTGCATACACAGACGCCACCTCGCTGGAGGTTCACCTGGCCACTCACACAGTGAAGCACGCCAAGATCTACAACTGCTCTATGTGCAATCGGGCCTACACCTCAGTAAGAAAGACTGGCCctgtgctggaggaggaggaggaggaggggagcacTGCTGAACTGAAGTAGCCCTGGGAGAGGCGGGTTCTTGCTAGGTCGCCCGTCCGGGTTTATTTGTCTGACTCTCTGAttgtcttttcctttcctttcctttcctttcctttcctttcctttcctttcctttcctttcctttcctttcctttcctttcctttcctttcctttcctttcctttcctttcctttcctttcctttcctttcttttcctttcctttcctttcctttcctttcctttcctttcctcctcctccccttcccctccctcccttcctcccttccttccttccttctttctttttttcttttttttccttccttccttccttccttcctttcctccctcccccctccctccttcccccctccctccctccctccctccttccttccttccctccctccctcccccctccctccttcccccttccttccttccttccttccttccttcttccttccttccttccttccttccttccttccttccttccttccttccttccttccttccttccttccttcctcccttcctcccttcctcacctccctccctccctccctccctccctcctccctccctccctccttcccttccctccttcccttcccttcccttcccttcccttcccttccctttcccttcccttcccttcccttcccttccctccctttccttccgtCCCTTCCTTTcccgtcccttccctccctccttccctccctccctccctcttctatTACAGGAGACATACCTGATGAAGCACAAGCGGAAACACAACATCCCGGACCCCCAGCAGCAGGTGGCCCAGGTGCAGGCGCAAGTGCAGGCCCAGGTGCAGGCGCAGGTGCAGGCGCAGGTGCAAGCTCAAACGCAGGCAatcacagcagcagcaacagcagcagcaacagcagcacttCCAGTCACAGGGGGGCGGGGCGGCGGGGGGCCCGTCTGGGGACAACAACCCTCCCAACCCCCCGCCCCAGTGTTCCTTTGACCTTTCCCCTTACAAGACTTCTGAGCACCACAAGGACATCTGCCTCACAGTTAGCACCAGCGCCATCCAAGTGGAACACCTTTCTAGCTCCTAGAGACCTTGGCAGAAAGGAGCAGAAAACTTGTGGTGCAGAGCCCGTGCTCAAGGGGGGCATTTCTCATGTGATGGCCTCTTCTCATGCAACAGCCTTTGGCCCTCTTCTATCACAGTTTCCCTCTGGGGGAGGGGAACGGGCGGGTTAGATCCGTTTAATGGCCTCTCCCCTCTCAGCAGCGACCCCTTAACGCCTGTGGGGCACTGTGGTGGGCTTGAATGGGGAAAGGAGCTCCCTTTTTGTCGGGAGGGGTCCTTTCCTTCGGCAAGCATCTTTGGTTTGTCAAAGAaggcctcccccccatttctttctcctttttttaagGTGAAAGCGCCCCCATCTCCCTTCTGGTACCTGATGAGGAACGAGGGGTGGCTAACGGACGGGAGGGACTTCAACTTTGGCTGGTTGCTGAGTACCGAGGGCACGCAACAGGGAGACTCCTGAAGGGTGTCGAGTGGAGAAaattggctctctctctctctctctctctcgtttttatatccccctcccttctttatgaggaggaggaggaggagttatcGCTCCGGGGCCACGCACCAGATGTACCCATTGCGCAGAACCACGGGGACAAAGGAAATGAGGGATATTGCTGGGGCTGGAGGTCCGCCTGGACTCGTGTCGGCCTTCTCTACTGTTGCGGAGGGGTGTGTTGGGTCTGCCGCCCCCCACCCAGCCGCCTCCACGA is drawn from Heteronotia binoei isolate CCM8104 ecotype False Entrance Well chromosome 4, APGP_CSIRO_Hbin_v1, whole genome shotgun sequence and contains these coding sequences:
- the ZNF384 gene encoding LOW QUALITY PROTEIN: zinc finger protein 384 (The sequence of the model RefSeq protein was modified relative to this genomic sequence to represent the inferred CDS: inserted 2 bases in 1 codon), whose translation is MGSGRGNMSGCLRQGSLPGLSHPEAEEDKGCLLSAWLSGGAASAGGGGGGVVGGPGAGPSQLVARAPLDSASARPLFPASARTGRRVRGRGRARMEESHFNSSPYFWPGVPTVSGQIDNSMFINKMKEQLLPAEKGCGLAPPHYPALLTVPTSVALPTSISMESDTKPEQLTPHSQAPVTQNITVVPVQSAGLMTTGPGLVITSPSGSLVTTASSVQTFPISAPMIVSALPPGSQAALQVVPDLSKKGGAALAEGGAASGAGGITPKAPRGRKKKRLQESGLPEMSDPFVLSNEDDDDQHKDGKTYRCRMCSLTFYSKSEMQIHSKSHTEAKPHKCPHCSKSFANSSYLAQHIRIHSGAKPYTCSYCQKAFRQLSHLQQHTRIHSKLHTAIVKPHKCPHCSKSFANTSYLAQHLRIHSGVKPYTCRYCQKAFRQLSHLQQHTRIHTGDRPYKCAHPGCEKAFTQLSNLQSHRRQHNKDKPFKCHNCHRAYTDATSLEVHLATHTVKHAKIYNCSMCNRAYTSETYLMKHKRKHNIPDPQQQVAQVQAQVQAQVQAQVQAQVQAQXRRQSQQQQQQQQQQHFQSQGGGAAGGPSGDNNPPNPPPQCSFDLSPYKTSEHHKDICLTVSTSAIQVEHLSSS